A stretch of the Vigna radiata var. radiata cultivar VC1973A chromosome 9, Vradiata_ver6, whole genome shotgun sequence genome encodes the following:
- the LOC106773824 gene encoding E3 ubiquitin-protein ligase ATL4, with product MASPPPLTLNVVGSDTDTEFPTVASSSLTPPSPRRSSPLQSLSPSILIIVTVLAVTVIVSLALCFLLRHLNRRCLRRFSSSSAAPSASASATPIFSSSRRISPEIVHSSSTAAVAASVIDTLPLFTFSSVTRRSSSAAADCAVCLSKFHHHDLLRLLPLCCHAFHAECIDTWLQSNLSCPLCRSPISAAESDIAKILRPPSSTAGSSDSFRLELGNISRRGAEGAAATAARGDSRSRSYSIGSFDYLVDDESEVAFSHARRRSEDDAKEFLATETQTPSTHNEASLASEVAGVRSWLKDYMDRFSASISSRTASFRSSGRFFSGGGSSRRSDVVPVVAAEYDLEGNRIGEEISEMFRWLSGV from the coding sequence ATGGCTTCGCCGCCACCGTTAACGCTAAACGTCGTCGGATCAGACACGGACACCGAGTTCCCCACCGTCGCTTCCAGTTCCCTAACGCCGCCGTCACCGCGCCGTTCCTCTCCGTTACAGAGCCTCAGTCCCAGCATTCTCATCATCGTCACGGTCCTCGCCGTCACCGTTATTGTTTCTCTCGCGCTCTGCTTCCTCCTCCGCCACCTCAACCGCCGCTGCCTCCGCCGTTTCTCCTCCTCATCCGCCGCGCCCTCCGCATCCGCCTCCGCTACGCCGATATTCTCCTCCAGCCGCCGCATCTCGCCGGAGATTGTCCACTCCTCGTCCACCGCCGCTGTCGCCGCCTCAGTCATCGACACGCTGCCGCTATTCACGTTCTCCTCCGTCACGCGCCGCTCTTCCTCCGCCGCCGCCGACTGCGCGGTCTGCCTCTCCAAGTTCCACCACCACGACCTCCTCCGCCTCCTCCCTCTCTGCTGCCACGCCTTCCACGCCGAGTGCATCGACACCTGGCTCCAGTCCAACCTTTCGTGTCCGCTCTGCCGCTCTCCCATATCCGCCGCGGAATCCGACATTGCCAAAATCCTCCGCCCGCCGTCCTCCACCGCCGGCAGCAGCGACAGCTTCCGCCTCGAGTTAGGCAATATCAGCCGCCGTGGCGCCGAAGGCGCCGCGGCCACCGCCGCTCGCGGAGATTCACGGTCCCGGTCCTATTCCATTGGTTCGTTTGATTATTTGGTAGATGATGAGTCTGAGGTTGCTTTCAGCCACGCCCGCCGGAGGAGCGAGGACGATGCGAAGGAGTTTCTGGCCACCGAGACTCAGACCCCGTCCACTCACAACGAGGCGAGTCTGGCCAGCGAGGTCGCCGGCGTGAGGAGCTGGCTTAAGGACTACATGGATAGGTTTTCTGCTTCTATCTCGTCAAGAACAGCGTCTTTTCGAAGCTCCGGAAGGTTCTTCAGCGGTGGCGGGAGTAGTCGGCGAAGCGACGTCGTTCCAGTGGTGGCTGCGGAATACGACTTGGAAGGAAACCGAATCGGTGAAGAGATAAGCGAAATGTTCCGATGGCTTTCAGGGGTATGA